Proteins from a genomic interval of Maridesulfovibrio bastinii DSM 16055:
- a CDS encoding ERF family protein: MNGNSLCSPEITELAGAMLRVQQALKPAAKDGQNNFTNSRYASLQSVMETCREALLANGIWLTQLPVQVDNGNLGLVSKIVHAESGQWQSSLLVMPLPKGDPQGYGSAMTYARRYGLAALIGIVTEHDDDGKVSCRPNHKINDYNPGRHMGSPAAGGSKKQPEGSGPAPSLPRLDGVQYRKENSQDGRSCILATGNTLPQKESLRKAGFRWDGNRKLWWKYEQAA; this comes from the coding sequence ATGAACGGAAACAGCCTTTGTTCACCGGAAATCACGGAATTGGCCGGGGCAATGCTCAGGGTGCAACAGGCTTTGAAGCCCGCCGCAAAGGATGGACAGAACAATTTCACCAACAGCAGGTACGCCAGCCTGCAATCGGTCATGGAAACCTGCCGGGAGGCCCTGCTGGCAAACGGGATCTGGCTGACTCAGCTCCCGGTACAGGTGGATAATGGAAATCTTGGGCTGGTCAGCAAGATCGTCCATGCGGAATCGGGACAATGGCAGTCTTCATTGCTGGTCATGCCGTTACCGAAAGGTGATCCGCAGGGCTACGGATCGGCCATGACCTACGCTCGCCGGTACGGGCTTGCGGCTTTGATTGGAATTGTCACCGAACACGATGACGACGGAAAAGTATCGTGCCGACCCAATCACAAAATCAACGATTATAACCCTGGAAGACATATGGGTTCACCTGCTGCCGGAGGGTCCAAAAAGCAACCTGAAGGTAGTGGCCCAGCCCCATCGTTGCCGCGTCTTGATGGGGTCCAGTACCGTAAGGAAAACAGCCAGGATGGCAGGTCCTGCATTCTGGCAACCGGCAATACACTTCCGCAGAAAGAATCACTGCGTAAAGCCGGGTTCCGCTGGGATGGGAACCGTAAATTATGGTGGAAATACGAGCAGGCCGCATAA
- a CDS encoding iron-containing alcohol dehydrogenase, giving the protein MLDFNFFIPTKIMFGPGKINELANVKLPKGSKAMIVIGESGAMLTNGYLEKVQAGLGRQNVATIVFDKISPNPTSEQVDEAAAIVKEKEIDFIVGLGGGSTIDSAKVIALLGANKGKCWDFMQSGSGGGITPENEALPLIAIPTTAGTGTEADPWAVVSKSGGNEKISLGYDSTFPILSIVDPELMVSVPPRMTAYTGIDAFFHGVETFLSLNHQPTSDMLALESIHLISHYLPLAIAEGENVEARTVMAWASTAAGMCESLSRCISQHALEHALSGFYPSIPHGLGLAKLAIPYFRHLIIYSPERFEDLAMTMGYDLEPFEEELRPQVFLQGLEDLLEKTGLKEESLEKYGAKIEDVPALVDLALNSMGKLFDATPADMTREELETIMHEAIAG; this is encoded by the coding sequence ATGCTCGATTTTAATTTCTTCATTCCGACTAAAATAATGTTCGGCCCCGGCAAAATAAATGAACTTGCCAATGTCAAACTTCCAAAAGGAAGCAAAGCAATGATCGTTATAGGCGAATCCGGAGCAATGCTTACCAACGGATATCTTGAAAAAGTTCAAGCCGGCCTTGGTCGTCAAAATGTAGCCACAATTGTATTTGATAAAATCAGCCCGAACCCGACCTCTGAACAGGTTGATGAAGCTGCCGCAATTGTAAAAGAAAAAGAAATTGATTTCATTGTCGGACTCGGAGGCGGAAGCACAATTGATTCCGCCAAAGTGATTGCACTGCTTGGTGCCAACAAAGGCAAATGCTGGGATTTCATGCAGTCCGGTTCAGGTGGAGGAATAACTCCTGAAAATGAAGCACTGCCCTTGATAGCAATACCGACAACAGCAGGAACAGGAACAGAAGCTGATCCCTGGGCAGTAGTCAGCAAGTCCGGCGGAAATGAAAAAATCAGCCTCGGTTACGACTCAACCTTCCCTATCCTTTCAATTGTGGACCCGGAACTTATGGTGAGCGTTCCTCCAAGGATGACCGCCTATACCGGAATTGATGCGTTCTTCCACGGCGTTGAAACATTTCTTTCACTGAATCATCAGCCCACAAGCGATATGCTGGCTCTAGAGTCTATCCACCTCATTAGCCATTATCTTCCGCTTGCCATTGCTGAGGGCGAAAATGTTGAAGCCCGCACAGTAATGGCCTGGGCAAGCACCGCAGCCGGAATGTGCGAATCTCTTTCACGCTGCATTTCACAGCATGCCCTGGAACATGCTCTCAGCGGTTTTTATCCATCAATTCCTCACGGTCTTGGACTTGCTAAACTGGCAATACCTTATTTCAGACATCTGATAATATACAGTCCTGAAAGATTTGAAGATCTGGCCATGACCATGGGCTATGATCTTGAACCTTTTGAAGAGGAACTTAGACCTCAGGTATTTTTGCAGGGACTGGAAGATCTGCTCGAAAAAACAGGACTCAAAGAAGAAAGTCTTGAAAAATACGGTGCTAAAATTGAAGACGTCCCTGCCCTTGTAGACCTTGCCTTGAACTCAATGGGCAAACTTTTTGATGCCACACCAGCTGATATGACCAGAGAAGAACTCGAAACAATAATGCATGAAGCCATTGCAGGATAG
- a CDS encoding AAA family ATPase, whose translation MTNTIEEIEKLSPAELDAGLIFSGKASGRMVQGFESASSFTPRLDAEYLFHESSRDVVVWFMDSSDPIYLFGPSGSGKTSLIKQLAAKLNYPVFEITGHSRLEFPEMVGHLTVEEGSMEFQYGPLALAMKYGGLLLLNEIDIIDPATAAGLNGILDGEPLCISENAGEIIHPHPMFRFAATANSNGAADETGLYQGVNRQNIAFMDRFWLCEIGYPTPEAETELLSRKAKSLPENIRKKMVEYANSVRKLFMGEATGNLTDTIEVTFSTRTLIRWADLTVRFQPLARQGIQPVTYALDRALGYRASRETRTVLHELAQRIFPMEEDK comes from the coding sequence ATGACCAACACAATCGAAGAGATTGAAAAGCTCAGTCCAGCCGAACTGGATGCAGGGTTGATATTCAGCGGCAAGGCTTCCGGGCGCATGGTGCAGGGCTTTGAATCTGCATCATCGTTTACCCCGCGTCTGGATGCCGAGTATCTGTTCCATGAATCCAGCCGGGATGTGGTGGTCTGGTTCATGGATAGTTCCGATCCGATCTACCTATTCGGCCCCAGTGGGAGCGGCAAGACCAGCCTGATCAAACAGTTGGCTGCCAAGCTCAATTATCCGGTGTTTGAAATCACCGGCCACAGCCGTCTGGAGTTCCCGGAAATGGTCGGACACCTGACCGTGGAAGAAGGGAGCATGGAATTCCAGTACGGTCCGCTTGCTCTGGCGATGAAATACGGCGGTCTTCTACTCCTAAATGAAATCGACATCATTGATCCGGCTACTGCGGCGGGATTGAATGGAATACTGGATGGTGAACCGCTCTGCATCTCCGAGAACGCGGGCGAGATTATCCATCCGCATCCCATGTTCAGATTTGCGGCTACCGCCAATTCCAATGGTGCGGCTGATGAAACGGGCCTTTATCAAGGGGTTAATCGGCAAAATATCGCATTTATGGATCGCTTCTGGCTCTGTGAAATCGGCTATCCGACACCGGAAGCCGAAACGGAACTACTTTCCCGCAAAGCTAAGAGCCTGCCTGAGAACATCCGTAAGAAAATGGTCGAATACGCCAACTCCGTCCGTAAGCTATTCATGGGTGAAGCAACCGGAAATCTTACCGACACCATCGAGGTTACGTTCTCAACTCGAACCTTGATTCGTTGGGCGGATCTTACTGTCCGGTTCCAGCCGTTAGCGCGGCAGGGAATTCAGCCGGTAACTTATGCTCTGGATCGGGCTCTTGGCTATCGGGCCAGCCGGGAAACGCGGACAGTGCTGCATGAACTGGCGCAACGCATTTTCCCCATGGAAGAAGACAAATAA
- a CDS encoding cobaltochelatase CobT-related protein codes for MNNKLLMKSLPFVASVLGRKYGVQIKIGGDKAFTDGRTIQLPALPLGNDELTLKLARGYADHEAAHIRETNFEWLKLAKLTPFEMHIWNSLEDWRVENKLAEIFPGCRQNFHWLIRHLFINEGGQDHGHKSDSATSILNWLLLTVRSWDVEELGIECARLASIINAEYPTLTDRLNDILQKFRFKCDSTQDCILYTREIVALLESYINQGDSKYSKGRGTAGDLKKLINSKATDLPKAFGEVLEEQLASHVPDNAEEGLRVAKDGYKRLSVLNEDELEQTRKASTALKSRLHGIIQAKTIKHDRIGRHGRLSTAHLHRIAVGNPRMFRSRQESRGISTAVHILIDCSGSMRRRIGLASQISHTVVSALNSINGVSVGVSAFPAVRAQGGENYDEPTVAPILNHGQKLHTRFGVAASGSTPLGEVLWWTFQQMLPLPENRKIILCITDGVPDNPDNAHQAIKDGSAYGFEIYGLGINSEAVFHLFPGKSRVITELPDLAPAMFDLLQESLTK; via the coding sequence ATGAATAACAAACTGCTGATGAAGTCTTTGCCGTTTGTGGCGAGCGTACTCGGTCGGAAGTATGGAGTGCAGATCAAAATTGGTGGAGACAAGGCTTTTACTGATGGAAGAACTATTCAGTTGCCAGCTTTACCGTTGGGCAATGACGAACTGACACTTAAACTTGCCAGAGGCTATGCGGATCATGAAGCCGCCCACATCCGCGAGACTAATTTTGAATGGTTGAAGTTGGCAAAGCTGACTCCATTTGAAATGCACATCTGGAATTCGCTGGAAGACTGGCGGGTGGAAAATAAGCTGGCCGAGATCTTCCCCGGCTGCCGTCAGAACTTCCATTGGTTGATCCGTCACTTATTCATTAATGAGGGCGGACAAGATCATGGGCATAAATCCGATTCGGCAACTTCCATCCTTAATTGGTTGCTTCTGACAGTTCGCTCCTGGGATGTGGAAGAGCTGGGCATTGAATGTGCCCGATTAGCATCAATAATCAATGCGGAATACCCTACCCTTACGGACCGTCTAAACGACATTCTGCAAAAGTTTCGATTCAAATGCGACTCCACTCAGGATTGCATCCTCTATACACGGGAAATAGTGGCTCTGCTGGAAAGCTACATTAATCAGGGTGATTCAAAATATTCCAAAGGTCGAGGCACTGCCGGTGATTTGAAGAAGCTGATCAACTCCAAAGCGACTGACCTTCCCAAAGCATTCGGAGAAGTTCTGGAAGAACAATTGGCGAGCCACGTGCCGGATAACGCAGAAGAAGGGCTCCGGGTAGCCAAGGACGGCTATAAAAGGCTCAGCGTATTGAACGAGGATGAACTCGAACAGACCCGCAAGGCATCCACAGCACTCAAATCTCGACTGCATGGAATCATTCAGGCCAAAACCATTAAGCATGACCGAATCGGCAGACATGGCCGGTTGAGTACTGCACACCTGCACCGTATCGCGGTTGGAAATCCACGGATGTTTCGCAGCAGACAGGAAAGCCGAGGGATCAGCACGGCAGTTCACATCCTTATTGATTGTTCCGGTTCCATGCGCAGACGCATCGGGCTGGCTTCGCAGATCAGCCATACCGTGGTCAGTGCGCTGAACTCCATCAATGGCGTAAGTGTGGGCGTAAGTGCCTTTCCCGCTGTCAGGGCTCAGGGAGGTGAAAACTACGATGAACCTACAGTGGCCCCCATCCTTAACCATGGTCAGAAGCTGCATACCCGTTTCGGTGTTGCCGCTTCTGGATCAACCCCACTGGGCGAAGTGCTCTGGTGGACATTCCAACAAATGCTGCCGTTGCCAGAGAATAGAAAGATCATCCTTTGCATAACGGACGGTGTCCCGGACAACCCGGACAACGCCCACCAAGCAATCAAAGACGGAAGCGCATACGGCTTCGAAATCTACGGTCTCGGAATCAACTCCGAGGCCGTTTTTCATTTGTTCCCCGGAAAAAGCAGAGTCATCACCGAACTCCCGGATCTGGCACCGGCCATGTTTGACCTGCTTCAGGAGTCATTAACCAAATAA
- the tnpA gene encoding IS200/IS605 family transposase, with protein MRDTESLAHTKWNCKYHIVFAPKYRRQVFYYETKRAIGEILRKLCEWKGVEIVEAEC; from the coding sequence TTGCGAGACACTGAAAGTTTAGCCCATACAAAATGGAACTGTAAATATCATATAGTCTTTGCTCCAAAATATCGTCGCCAAGTTTTCTACTATGAAACTAAAAGAGCAATAGGTGAAATTTTACGAAAGCTCTGTGAGTGGAAAGGCGTTGAGATAGTTGAGGCAGAATGTT
- a CDS encoding helix-turn-helix domain-containing protein: MTNYAEIIGQNLRTLRKDLHLSQQQMAERADISYKYLGEIERGVVNLSVEILMKICCALQIAPEKLISTKQQANSSMLEAQAVLGELSPQQLEIALDMLKVLKNHSNTAD; this comes from the coding sequence GTGACTAATTATGCCGAGATCATTGGACAAAACCTCAGGACTTTACGTAAAGACTTACATCTCAGTCAGCAACAAATGGCTGAACGAGCAGACATAAGCTATAAATATCTAGGGGAGATAGAACGTGGCGTGGTTAATTTGTCAGTTGAGATTCTGATGAAGATATGCTGTGCGCTACAAATTGCGCCGGAAAAATTGATCAGCACAAAACAGCAGGCCAATAGCAGTATGCTCGAAGCACAGGCTGTCTTGGGCGAACTGTCGCCACAGCAACTTGAAATCGCTTTGGATATGCTGAAAGTGCTGAAGAATCACTCCAATACAGCAGACTAA
- a CDS encoding protein-disulfide reductase DsbD family protein: MRFKPNIFILSSLILIILCVCPNQAESSVNQKHNFEASWQLFKINSEDRQHFNIKAKIIAAMFIKPDNGWYTYTNNPGKLGQPTRVKARLNPGDTKISPVFLPGEKKDDPFNPGEKINVYKKRTPILFVLPDTKNTFSIKADLNLLMCSPTACLPVKTSLTFIGVDVKINELESAENQPWWSSVSNALKSSAKAYPSTKIGIKSSKDKPQTSPKSENSGTLKTEKRQNEFTDFSPRFFSPDLEVNDLGIAILFGIIAGFLLNFMPCVLPVISLKLSVLISGVANTDFSSSKKIFRTHNLFFSLGILIYFGCLSLILGATGMAWGQIFQKPSVVIALTGIVFALSLSLFGIFNLPVVDLKFGANNTGARRQAFFTGFLATLLATPCSGPFLGGVLGWAMIQPPLVISSVFFSVGLGMALPYIFMAAFPALVKKFPRPGAWTGWVEKAAGFFLAGTCIYLISILPGNMVLPCLIFLWLAGVGAWIWGLSSKTDSHPGRNVLRVIALCIFIGGAYWAATPPVNSANWIPFEKKDFTERLGNEKMLVEFTADWCPSCKVLEKTVLTPSNLNKWKEEYGITFIKVDLTSPDKEADDFLRAMGSRSIPLAAVFNTGDQKKSPLVLRDLYTTGQLAEALESLNQ, translated from the coding sequence ATGCGTTTTAAGCCAAATATTTTTATTTTATCAAGTTTAATTCTTATCATACTCTGTGTCTGCCCTAATCAAGCTGAAAGCTCCGTAAATCAAAAACATAATTTTGAAGCAAGCTGGCAGCTTTTCAAAATCAATTCTGAAGACCGGCAACATTTTAATATTAAAGCTAAAATCATCGCCGCCATGTTCATAAAACCGGACAATGGCTGGTACACCTATACAAATAATCCCGGAAAACTAGGACAACCGACCAGAGTTAAGGCACGCCTTAATCCCGGCGACACAAAAATCTCCCCTGTGTTTCTGCCGGGTGAAAAAAAAGATGATCCTTTCAATCCCGGAGAAAAGATAAATGTATATAAAAAAAGGACACCTATACTTTTTGTTCTCCCGGATACGAAAAATACATTTTCAATAAAAGCGGATCTTAATCTGCTGATGTGTTCCCCCACAGCCTGCCTGCCTGTTAAAACGAGCCTAACTTTTATAGGGGTGGATGTTAAAATAAATGAACTTGAGTCCGCAGAAAATCAACCGTGGTGGTCCTCTGTCTCAAATGCGCTGAAATCTAGCGCTAAAGCCTATCCATCCACCAAAATAGGAATAAAAAGCAGCAAAGATAAACCGCAGACCAGCCCGAAGTCTGAAAATTCCGGGACATTGAAAACGGAAAAAAGGCAAAACGAATTTACTGATTTTTCACCACGCTTTTTCAGTCCTGATCTTGAAGTTAATGATCTGGGAATAGCGATTCTATTTGGAATTATTGCAGGATTTCTCCTGAATTTCATGCCCTGCGTACTCCCAGTGATAAGTCTCAAACTTTCAGTTTTAATATCAGGTGTTGCAAATACTGATTTTAGCAGCAGTAAAAAAATATTCCGAACCCATAACCTGTTTTTCTCACTTGGCATTCTAATATATTTCGGATGCCTGAGCCTTATCTTAGGTGCAACAGGAATGGCATGGGGACAAATTTTTCAAAAACCATCAGTTGTAATAGCCCTGACAGGTATTGTTTTCGCCCTGAGCTTGAGTCTCTTTGGAATCTTCAATCTTCCGGTTGTAGATCTTAAATTCGGTGCAAACAACACAGGTGCCAGACGTCAGGCTTTTTTCACAGGATTTCTGGCAACACTGCTGGCCACACCATGCAGCGGACCTTTTTTAGGCGGAGTTTTAGGCTGGGCTATGATTCAGCCGCCGCTGGTTATCAGCAGCGTATTTTTCAGTGTCGGACTTGGAATGGCTCTGCCATACATATTTATGGCCGCATTCCCTGCTCTGGTTAAAAAATTTCCACGCCCCGGAGCATGGACCGGATGGGTGGAAAAAGCCGCAGGATTTTTCCTAGCCGGAACCTGTATTTACCTGATAAGCATTCTTCCCGGCAATATGGTCCTGCCCTGCCTTATCTTCTTATGGCTGGCTGGTGTAGGAGCGTGGATATGGGGGCTCTCCTCCAAAACCGACAGCCATCCCGGTAGAAATGTGCTTCGAGTTATAGCTCTCTGCATTTTCATTGGCGGGGCATATTGGGCTGCTACTCCACCGGTAAATTCTGCCAACTGGATTCCTTTTGAAAAAAAGGATTTTACAGAACGGCTGGGTAATGAAAAAATGCTCGTTGAATTTACGGCAGACTGGTGTCCGTCATGTAAAGTGCTTGAAAAAACCGTACTTACACCTTCCAACTTAAACAAATGGAAAGAGGAATACGGCATTACATTTATTAAAGTTGACTTGACATCACCGGACAAAGAAGCTGATGACTTCCTGCGTGCCATGGGCAGCAGAAGCATACCACTTGCTGCTGTTTTCAATACAGGTGACCAAAAGAAATCTCCGCTCGTTCTGCGTGATCTTTACACGACCGGACAACTCGCAGAAGCTCTTGAAAGCTTGAATCAATAA
- a CDS encoding AMIN domain-containing protein encodes MAIKKKKIIQCPLCNSNRLYIRKGLLSDLLISLLIPVRSYSCGSCSSNFRRFGNYFLSRQALIHLVIILGLVIFFKPQVLSPDFWTFQKSSPAVALNSTLKSADNSTIEASANQTADSNNSTLITVPADSASQSENATEQEITAQQNSSSPLSNDEINAHAENATDQASNATPEPEKIETAKTITSGTLSSIYFSEHSGRTSVRLDLGGAPLSYTSFLLKNPDRIVVDILGKWQYKGQNILTPENPVFSKFRIGVYPEKIRLVMDLKGKSPAPVINKTGTGLTINLK; translated from the coding sequence ATGGCTATCAAAAAGAAAAAAATAATCCAGTGTCCACTTTGCAACAGTAACAGGCTCTATATTCGTAAAGGTCTGCTGAGCGACCTTCTGATATCTTTACTGATACCAGTGCGTTCTTATTCCTGCGGTTCGTGCAGCAGCAATTTCCGCCGTTTCGGAAACTATTTTCTCAGCCGTCAGGCTTTGATCCATCTTGTAATAATTCTTGGACTTGTTATTTTTTTCAAACCACAGGTTTTGAGTCCTGACTTCTGGACATTTCAAAAATCATCACCGGCCGTTGCTTTAAACAGCACCTTAAAGTCAGCTGACAATTCTACCATAGAAGCATCCGCCAACCAGACAGCAGATTCCAACAATTCCACTCTCATAACTGTTCCAGCAGACTCAGCATCACAATCAGAGAATGCAACTGAACAGGAAATCACCGCACAACAGAACTCAAGCTCGCCGCTTTCAAATGATGAAATCAACGCTCATGCGGAAAACGCAACTGATCAGGCTTCAAACGCTACCCCGGAGCCTGAAAAAATTGAAACTGCGAAAACAATAACTTCAGGAACACTCAGTTCAATATATTTCAGCGAGCACAGCGGCAGAACAAGTGTACGGCTGGACCTCGGTGGTGCTCCACTTTCCTACACATCTTTCCTGCTTAAAAATCCGGATAGGATCGTCGTGGATATACTTGGTAAATGGCAATATAAAGGACAAAACATTCTGACCCCGGAGAACCCTGTATTTTCAAAATTCAGGATTGGAGTCTATCCTGAAAAAATAAGACTGGTAATGGACCTTAAAGGAAAAAGCCCGGCCCCGGTCATCAATAAAACCGGAACCGGACTTACAATAAATCTGAAATAA
- a CDS encoding DUF3150 domain-containing protein gives METKTRITVLNHILALNLDVNIWSARKKLTPSDFGATQLPPEELASLGSKRVCNPEDLRIFGTLKSRAVNMLDRHGVRFLGGWAISEKVADEIVKELTSIEKEFLAAKEDFLSRYDEAVQDWIKQHPGWEKLIGSSTVSAEYVRSRIGFKWQFFKLAAPEKNSVKKGLKEEVNKLGSTLFDEIAKTATETWNRCYAGKVKVTHKALSPLRSIQDKLNGLSFIDPRVIPITDLLQTAFDKVPSRGFIRDGDLLMLQGVVSLLREPALLVENAQKIIDGSTAEDLLESLIAAPKAPETEDIPETPKQSHVPQTATQQQIDSHGLW, from the coding sequence ATGGAAACCAAAACCCGGATCACCGTTCTCAATCACATCCTGGCTTTGAACCTGGATGTGAATATCTGGTCAGCCAGAAAGAAACTCACTCCGTCTGACTTCGGGGCTACGCAGCTTCCGCCGGAAGAACTTGCTTCTCTCGGAAGTAAACGGGTTTGCAACCCGGAAGACCTGCGTATCTTCGGTACACTTAAATCCCGTGCAGTGAATATGCTTGATCGGCATGGCGTGCGCTTTCTCGGCGGCTGGGCCATTTCTGAGAAGGTCGCTGATGAGATCGTGAAAGAACTTACCTCAATCGAGAAAGAATTCCTTGCAGCGAAGGAAGACTTCCTCAGTCGTTATGATGAAGCTGTACAGGACTGGATCAAGCAGCATCCCGGTTGGGAAAAGCTTATCGGCAGTTCCACGGTCAGTGCTGAGTACGTGCGTTCCCGAATCGGCTTCAAGTGGCAGTTCTTCAAGCTGGCTGCCCCGGAAAAGAACTCAGTAAAGAAGGGACTCAAGGAAGAGGTCAACAAACTTGGTTCCACGCTCTTCGATGAGATTGCCAAGACAGCTACCGAGACATGGAACCGTTGCTACGCAGGAAAGGTCAAAGTTACACACAAGGCCCTTTCACCGCTGAGGTCCATTCAGGACAAGCTCAACGGCCTGTCCTTTATTGACCCCAGAGTCATCCCCATCACCGATCTACTCCAGACAGCCTTCGACAAGGTGCCATCCCGTGGATTCATACGGGATGGGGATCTGCTCATGCTTCAGGGGGTTGTCTCCCTGCTCCGTGAGCCTGCATTGCTCGTGGAGAATGCGCAGAAGATTATTGATGGAAGCACAGCTGAGGACCTTCTGGAAAGCCTAATCGCAGCTCCGAAGGCTCCCGAGACTGAAGATATTCCCGAAACTCCTAAACAAAGCCACGTCCCACAGACTGCAACCCAGCAGCAGATAGATAGTCACGGGCTGTGGTGA